A region of Flocculibacter collagenilyticus DNA encodes the following proteins:
- a CDS encoding GspE/PulE family protein, whose product MAAPRLKLRLGDLLVHEDIISETQLQDALQSQKATGKRLGATLVDLNYLTEEQLLTFLAQQLNLPFLDISNRALDSKAVELLPEVHARRHRAIVLEDRGDSVLLGLSEPANLAALDQLGPLLAPKELELAVIKESQILEACDNFYRKTHEIEEFAHQLQEEYEETADFDFNRIADESETSDATVVKLLQTIFEDAVQMRASDIHIEPDEKQLRIRKRVDGVLNESLLNEISIASALVLRLKLMAGLDISEKRLPQDGRFHIKVKKHNVDVRISTMPIQNGESVVMRLLDQSAGLLTLAETGMPDDILSRVSGLIKRPHGMILVTGPTGSGKTTTLYGILSELNKAQTKIITVEDPVEYRLPRINQVQVNSKIGLDFSNVLRTTLRQDPDIIMVGEMRDHETVEIGLRGALTGHLVLSTLHTNDAISSVLRLIDMGAAPYLVASSLRAIMAQRLVRRVCAQCTVASQPDHQQQTWLASMETGAEAHTGYVTGTGCRHCNNTGYKGRIGVFELLELDDDMMDALRQEDTHLFATICKQSTRFKPLAQIALGYAKQGMTTLDEVFKVAEHVVE is encoded by the coding sequence ATGGCAGCGCCTCGATTAAAACTAAGGTTAGGTGATTTGCTCGTTCATGAAGATATTATTTCTGAAACGCAGTTACAAGATGCTCTACAAAGCCAAAAAGCGACGGGTAAACGACTTGGTGCCACGCTTGTTGATTTAAACTATTTAACTGAAGAGCAATTACTTACCTTTTTAGCACAGCAATTAAACTTACCTTTTTTAGATATTTCTAATCGCGCTTTGGACTCAAAAGCGGTGGAATTGTTACCGGAGGTACATGCTCGCAGGCATCGGGCTATTGTGCTAGAAGATCGCGGTGACAGTGTATTATTAGGGCTTAGTGAACCTGCAAACTTGGCTGCACTCGACCAATTAGGGCCGCTACTCGCGCCAAAAGAGCTAGAGCTTGCGGTTATAAAAGAAAGCCAAATTCTTGAAGCGTGCGATAATTTTTATCGCAAAACGCACGAAATTGAAGAGTTTGCGCATCAGCTGCAAGAGGAATACGAAGAAACCGCCGACTTTGACTTTAACCGCATCGCAGATGAAAGTGAAACAAGCGATGCCACGGTGGTAAAGCTGTTACAAACCATCTTTGAAGATGCGGTACAAATGCGTGCGTCGGATATTCATATTGAGCCTGATGAAAAGCAGTTACGCATCCGCAAGCGAGTAGACGGCGTGCTGAACGAAAGCTTACTCAATGAAATCAGCATTGCATCGGCCTTAGTGTTACGGCTTAAATTAATGGCGGGCTTGGATATTTCTGAAAAACGCTTGCCGCAAGATGGGCGTTTTCACATTAAAGTGAAAAAACATAATGTTGACGTGCGTATTTCTACAATGCCTATTCAAAATGGCGAATCGGTAGTGATGCGCTTGCTTGACCAGTCCGCAGGGCTGCTTACGCTTGCTGAAACTGGTATGCCAGATGATATTTTGTCTCGGGTAAGTGGCTTAATTAAACGTCCTCATGGCATGATTTTGGTAACAGGACCGACGGGATCAGGTAAAACCACTACCTTATACGGTATTTTGAGCGAGCTAAATAAGGCGCAAACTAAAATTATTACCGTAGAAGACCCAGTTGAATATCGTTTACCAAGAATTAATCAAGTTCAGGTGAACAGTAAGATTGGGCTCGATTTTTCCAACGTATTACGTACTACGCTACGTCAAGATCCCGATATTATTATGGTAGGGGAAATGCGCGACCATGAAACGGTTGAAATTGGTTTACGTGGTGCGTTAACAGGCCATTTAGTGCTATCGACTTTACACACCAACGACGCAATTAGCAGTGTACTGCGCTTAATTGATATGGGCGCTGCGCCGTATTTAGTAGCCAGTTCACTTCGTGCCATTATGGCGCAGCGTTTAGTTCGTCGTGTGTGCGCGCAATGCACCGTAGCATCACAGCCAGATCATCAACAACAAACGTGGCTTGCTAGCATGGAAACTGGCGCAGAAGCGCATACAGGCTACGTAACCGGAACCGGCTGTAGACACTGTAATAATACGGGCTATAAAGGACGAATCGGCGTATTTGAGTTACTTGAATTAGATGACGATATGATGGATGCATTACGGCAAGAAGACACCCACCTATTTGCCACAATATGTAAACAGTCGACACGGTTTAAGCCACTGGCACAAATTGCATTAGGTTATGCAAAACAAGGCATGACCACACTCGATGAAGTGTTTAAAGTGGCTGAACATGTTGTGGAGTAA
- a CDS encoding PilN domain-containing protein: MQPKHTKYYINLYTKALHPDRSYLTLPKLLLTASLVLVFVFSLSGYLMWENSIKEQRLDVLIEKVDVLTDDIELTQQQLAVKQPDPFLLQQKQKLNQSLATRQNLLTHLKQYQQHITFSYATVMTELAKYHHPDIWLTHFSFNQHQQISLTGLSVSTAAIPAWLEGLGQSSYFSGRSFSQVLIQQQNNDIQVLGPTPIADVPNAASSGAAHRFNVSTKSAAHSAAEENTTTSANKPLTQPASLLQKARIEKPARQGE, encoded by the coding sequence ATGCAGCCTAAACACACTAAATACTATATTAATTTATACACTAAAGCGCTGCATCCGGATCGTAGCTACTTAACGCTACCGAAGCTACTGCTGACAGCAAGCTTGGTGCTTGTTTTCGTATTTAGTTTGAGTGGCTACTTAATGTGGGAAAATAGCATTAAAGAGCAACGATTAGATGTGCTTATAGAAAAGGTTGATGTGTTAACTGACGACATTGAACTGACACAGCAGCAACTTGCTGTTAAGCAACCTGATCCGTTTTTATTACAACAAAAGCAGAAGCTAAACCAATCATTGGCAACACGCCAAAATCTCTTAACTCATTTAAAACAATATCAACAACATATCACGTTCAGTTACGCTACCGTGATGACAGAGTTGGCGAAATATCATCATCCTGATATTTGGTTGACCCATTTTTCATTTAATCAGCATCAACAAATCTCGTTGACGGGGTTGAGTGTATCGACTGCAGCCATCCCAGCTTGGTTAGAGGGGTTGGGACAGTCGAGTTACTTTAGTGGCAGAAGCTTTTCGCAAGTATTAATTCAGCAACAAAATAACGACATTCAAGTACTCGGCCCAACGCCGATTGCTGATGTTCCAAACGCAGCATCATCTGGTGCCGCTCACCGTTTTAATGTCAGCACTAAAAGCGCTGCGCATTCAGCAGCCGAAGAAAATACGACAACATCGGCAAACAAACCACTGACTCAGCCTGCATCGCTGTTGCAAAAAGCACGCATCGAAAAACCTGCGAGGCAAGGAGAATAA
- the mshL gene encoding pilus (MSHA type) biogenesis protein MshL — translation MILKNNTIICLSFLAFTLLLHGCKSKPRVAEDVHEEIAQSVANAEAHTIAIPESVTEDLLRGFEGPVMAKGLDIASRFEVSANNVEINHFFAGLVSDTPYSVIIHPSVSGQVSLDLRDVTLEQVFDIVSQLYQLDVRRVDNVYQVYPAQIRTESIPINYLLMKRNGISTTSVNSGGVSQLGGSGSSGNSGQQFGNQNLNNLGGNQSGQQGFGGMGGQQTNGSNIQTQTDTDFWKHLTDNLKVIIGEEQGRHVIVSPQSGLVTVRAMPSEIAAVKDFLSLTEQSLQRQVVLEAKIIEVSLNDEYQQGIDWNSALASVGSTDFVFQTSSATLGNAITAQLGGVTGITFTNQDFSGVVNLLQTQGNVQVLSSPRVTATNNQKAVIKVGQDEYFVTDVSNTTVTGTSTTTTPEISLTPFFSGIALDVTPQIDAKGNVILHVHPSVTETTEQNKVISLNDEQFVLPLAQSNIRETDTIIKAQSGEIVVIGGLMQSMLSDSESKTPLLGDIPYLGELFKNTSEQENKKELVILIRPTVVGAGTWKEQLERSSKLMQKWYSAE, via the coding sequence ATGATATTAAAAAATAACACCATCATTTGCTTGTCTTTCCTTGCTTTCACCTTGCTATTGCATGGCTGTAAAAGTAAGCCTCGGGTGGCAGAAGACGTTCATGAAGAAATAGCGCAAAGTGTTGCGAATGCTGAAGCGCACACGATTGCGATTCCAGAGTCGGTAACCGAAGATTTATTAAGAGGGTTTGAAGGGCCCGTTATGGCAAAGGGGCTAGACATTGCGTCACGCTTTGAGGTGTCAGCTAACAATGTTGAAATTAATCACTTTTTTGCAGGATTGGTGAGCGATACACCTTATAGCGTGATTATTCATCCTAGTGTATCTGGCCAAGTCTCGTTAGATTTACGAGATGTTACGCTTGAGCAAGTGTTTGATATTGTGTCTCAACTTTATCAGTTAGATGTACGCCGTGTTGATAATGTATATCAAGTGTACCCTGCGCAAATTCGCACAGAAAGCATCCCTATTAATTACCTATTAATGAAACGAAACGGCATCTCAACGACTTCCGTTAATTCAGGCGGTGTTAGTCAGCTAGGTGGCAGCGGCTCTAGCGGTAACAGTGGCCAGCAATTTGGCAATCAAAACCTGAATAATTTAGGTGGTAATCAAAGTGGCCAGCAAGGTTTTGGTGGGATGGGTGGCCAGCAAACAAACGGCAGTAATATTCAAACGCAAACTGATACCGACTTTTGGAAGCATTTAACTGATAACTTAAAAGTCATTATCGGAGAAGAGCAAGGCAGGCATGTGATTGTTAGTCCGCAAAGTGGCTTAGTTACGGTAAGAGCGATGCCAAGTGAAATTGCAGCGGTTAAAGACTTCTTAAGCTTAACAGAGCAAAGCTTGCAACGTCAGGTGGTGTTAGAAGCTAAAATTATTGAAGTGTCTTTAAATGATGAATATCAACAAGGTATTGATTGGAACTCTGCATTAGCCAGTGTTGGGTCAACCGATTTTGTGTTTCAAACCTCCAGTGCCACTTTGGGTAATGCCATTACTGCACAACTGGGTGGGGTAACGGGTATCACATTTACCAATCAAGACTTTAGCGGTGTAGTTAACTTACTGCAAACGCAAGGTAACGTACAGGTGTTGTCTAGCCCTCGCGTAACCGCAACTAACAACCAAAAAGCGGTGATTAAAGTAGGGCAAGATGAGTATTTTGTAACCGACGTGTCGAACACAACGGTAACGGGTACTTCAACGACAACGACCCCAGAAATTTCGTTAACGCCGTTTTTCTCAGGGATTGCGTTAGATGTGACGCCGCAAATTGACGCAAAGGGTAATGTGATTTTGCATGTGCATCCGTCAGTAACAGAAACCACAGAGCAAAATAAAGTTATTAGCCTAAACGACGAGCAATTTGTATTGCCGTTAGCGCAAAGTAATATTCGTGAAACAGACACCATTATTAAAGCGCAGTCAGGTGAGATTGTGGTAATTGGTGGCTTAATGCAAAGCATGTTAAGTGATTCAGAGTCTAAAACACCGTTATTGGGCGATATTCCTTATCTTGGTGAGCTTTTTAAAAACACATCTGAGCAAGAAAATAAAAAAGAGCTAGTGATCTTAATTCGCCCAACCGTTGTAGGGGCGGGGACATGGAAAGAGCAACTAGAGCGTTCGTCAAAGCTAATGCAAAAATGGTATTCAGCAGAATGA
- a CDS encoding type II secretion system F family protein yields the protein MATFDYRARNSQGELKTGTIEAASEDAAAEMILGRQLSPIKIEPAKSTDDSRLSINSLLGGLLTPNVGLDHLIIFTRQMYSLVKAGIPIIRAISGLAETSNNQRLKAALNDVVEQLERGRTLSSAMNRHPRVFTRLMVSLVHVGENTGKLDDSFLQLSEYFEREQETRKRIKTAMRYPTLVIIFLIAAMFILNTLVIPQFADMFSKLGADLPWSTRLLITTSDFFVNYGHILFVAIVLSFIGFRQYISSEVGQPKWDKYKLNFPIIGSVIERSLLGRYCRSFSMILRAGVPLTTGLSLVAEAVDNKYMEAKIIEMRRNIERGDSMLRASNNSQLFSRMVLQMIAVGEETGRVDELLEEAAEFYEREVDFDLKTLTARIEPILIIIVAIMVLILALGIFTPMWDMMNAYKGG from the coding sequence ATGGCAACGTTTGATTACCGTGCTCGTAACAGCCAAGGGGAATTGAAAACCGGCACAATTGAAGCGGCAAGTGAAGACGCTGCGGCTGAAATGATACTGGGTCGCCAACTGTCGCCCATTAAAATTGAACCGGCAAAAAGCACTGACGATTCACGGCTGTCAATCAATAGCTTGTTGGGTGGTTTATTGACGCCCAATGTGGGGTTAGATCATTTAATCATTTTTACTCGCCAAATGTACTCGTTGGTTAAAGCGGGTATTCCTATTATTCGTGCTATTTCCGGCTTGGCTGAAACGTCAAACAATCAACGTTTGAAAGCTGCACTTAATGATGTGGTTGAGCAGTTAGAGCGTGGTCGCACTTTATCATCTGCGATGAACCGTCACCCACGAGTGTTTACTCGGTTAATGGTGAGTCTGGTACATGTAGGAGAAAATACCGGGAAACTGGATGACTCGTTTCTTCAGTTATCAGAATATTTTGAGCGAGAACAAGAAACCCGAAAGCGAATTAAAACGGCGATGCGCTACCCTACCTTAGTGATTATCTTTTTAATTGCAGCGATGTTTATTTTAAATACCTTAGTGATCCCTCAGTTTGCCGACATGTTCAGTAAGCTCGGCGCTGACTTACCTTGGTCAACCCGTTTACTTATTACTACGTCTGACTTTTTTGTGAACTATGGTCATATTTTGTTTGTTGCCATTGTGCTGTCGTTCATTGGATTTCGGCAATATATTTCTTCGGAAGTGGGGCAGCCCAAGTGGGATAAGTACAAACTAAATTTCCCAATTATTGGTAGCGTGATCGAGCGTTCATTGCTAGGACGTTATTGCCGTAGTTTTTCGATGATTTTACGTGCAGGCGTGCCGTTAACCACTGGATTAAGCTTAGTGGCGGAAGCGGTCGATAATAAATATATGGAAGCTAAAATTATTGAGATGCGTAGAAACATTGAAAGGGGAGACAGCATGTTGCGCGCATCGAACAACAGCCAACTTTTTTCGCGCATGGTATTGCAAATGATCGCGGTAGGCGAAGAAACCGGTCGAGTGGACGAATTACTTGAAGAAGCAGCTGAGTTTTATGAGCGAGAAGTCGACTTTGACTTAAAAACATTAACGGCACGCATCGAGCCCATACTGATTATTATCGTTGCGATTATGGTATTGATTTTGGCATTAGGCATATTCACACCAATGTGGGACATGATGAATGCGTACAAAGGTGGTTAA
- a CDS encoding EAL domain-containing protein yields MRKITDILSTKGKWFLIALAIVYFGIGNLLITTIAGIEQYAYAKTVAQQLAERYAIMPSSSSQSSSLITPTVANYSILVDGELIWHKSNLSESEQSLSLYHFSFDAQKLTVHVALISLYAQYKWVFISFNLLGIGLGLLGYISGRLLFLPSILSLNRIEGWARRYLNEPQHHFKAQSEDFLLEHALEKLDQAKYAAQLHPHTVDAYIRGQTFLDNDTGIGNRIFFDHRLEALLNEPEIDSHGAVYLIQLKELDLVQMQGGNDEVEQLLALFINIIDKYLKDHQDAVFARRSDLDFAILMPHISLTEAEKVAEKLVRLCNRLNVPEYADTDNFFHVGVAYFQANDLPYQVLAEADMALRAAQLQGPSNWFMYDKGAIIKDMAKGSVRWRTAIEKALQREAFVMLFQPVIAIEDELPHHNEVLARMRDEHANLVNASVFLPMARKCGLVPQVDKLIITKTIKLLEYEEGYVEMCSFNLHCDSLNNKEFVDWLIAHLEAHPKACERLIVEIQEYYLVQQSESLKSILARIKATKVKLLVDHVGLYVVNTQYIKEHNIDYLKVHRSIVSNIDQRPENQLFIRSLQGACANTQVKIFALGVENEQEWETLKQIGITGAQGHYFTEPLEQFEPFKTRY; encoded by the coding sequence ATGAGAAAAATCACCGATATTTTATCTACAAAAGGTAAGTGGTTTTTGATTGCGCTGGCAATAGTTTACTTCGGCATTGGCAATTTATTAATTACTACGATAGCGGGCATTGAACAATATGCGTATGCTAAAACGGTAGCGCAGCAACTTGCCGAACGTTATGCAATAATGCCATCAAGTTCTTCTCAATCAAGCTCGCTCATTACACCTACAGTTGCAAATTACTCGATTCTCGTGGATGGAGAATTAATTTGGCATAAAAGTAATTTGTCTGAATCTGAACAAAGCTTGTCGCTATATCACTTCTCTTTTGACGCGCAAAAGCTAACTGTACATGTCGCTCTAATTTCACTTTATGCTCAATACAAATGGGTATTTATCAGTTTTAATTTGCTAGGTATAGGGCTTGGTTTGTTAGGCTACATTTCTGGTAGGCTACTGTTTTTACCAAGCATTTTAAGTTTAAATCGAATTGAAGGGTGGGCGCGTCGCTATTTAAATGAGCCTCAACACCACTTTAAAGCGCAAAGCGAAGATTTTTTATTAGAGCACGCGCTAGAGAAGCTCGATCAAGCAAAGTACGCTGCACAGTTACATCCTCACACAGTAGATGCTTACATTCGAGGTCAAACATTTTTAGATAATGATACAGGGATCGGTAATCGTATCTTCTTCGATCATCGTTTAGAAGCATTGCTTAATGAACCTGAAATAGACAGCCATGGCGCGGTCTATTTAATTCAGCTGAAAGAGTTAGATTTAGTGCAAATGCAAGGTGGCAATGACGAAGTAGAGCAACTCTTAGCTTTGTTTATTAATATCATCGACAAATACTTGAAAGATCATCAAGACGCCGTATTTGCTCGGCGCTCTGATTTAGATTTTGCCATTTTAATGCCGCATATCTCGTTGACTGAAGCCGAAAAGGTGGCAGAAAAATTAGTGCGGTTATGCAATCGATTAAATGTTCCCGAATACGCAGATACTGATAACTTCTTCCACGTTGGTGTCGCCTACTTTCAAGCGAATGACTTACCTTATCAAGTACTTGCAGAGGCTGACATGGCACTGCGTGCAGCACAGCTTCAAGGGCCTTCCAACTGGTTTATGTACGATAAAGGTGCAATTATTAAAGACATGGCAAAAGGCTCGGTGCGTTGGCGTACGGCCATTGAAAAAGCGTTGCAGCGTGAAGCGTTTGTTATGCTGTTTCAACCTGTGATTGCCATTGAAGACGAGCTGCCGCATCATAATGAAGTATTAGCACGGATGCGTGATGAACATGCTAACCTCGTTAATGCGAGCGTGTTTTTACCGATGGCCCGTAAGTGCGGTTTAGTACCGCAAGTAGATAAACTGATCATTACAAAAACGATTAAGCTGCTTGAATACGAAGAAGGTTACGTAGAAATGTGCAGTTTTAACTTACACTGCGACTCGTTAAATAATAAAGAGTTCGTGGATTGGTTAATTGCACATCTAGAAGCGCACCCTAAAGCATGTGAGCGACTGATCGTTGAAATTCAAGAGTACTACCTTGTTCAGCAGTCAGAGAGCTTAAAATCAATTCTAGCAAGAATTAAAGCGACTAAAGTAAAGCTGCTCGTGGATCATGTTGGGCTGTATGTGGTTAACACTCAATACATCAAAGAGCATAATATTGACTATTTGAAAGTGCACCGCTCTATTGTTAGTAATATTGATCAACGTCCTGAAAACCAATTATTTATAAGAAGCTTACAAGGTGCGTGCGCGAATACGCAGGTTAAGATCTTTGCGTTAGGCGTAGAAAATGAACAAGAATGGGAAACGCTCAAACAAATTGGGATCACAGGGGCGCAAGGGCATTATTTTACTGAGCCACTTGAACAGTTTGAGCCGTTTAAAACACGTTATTAG
- a CDS encoding prepilin-type N-terminal cleavage/methylation domain-containing protein gives MRKQQQGFTLIELVIVVVILGLLAATALPRFIDATEQAEDAAVEGVAGGFAAAVGMVRAQWELDGRPPGTGNLASVTYDNVVVGVDGAIGYPTQLASDDNDSRAISMNDANCLSVFNAIIQNAPAVTTTNTAQEIEDNRYFANADAANDDCYYYLMDSLAKNNAGIISPVPTDASLGHGFVYDPQTGGVTVFDN, from the coding sequence ATGAGGAAGCAGCAACAAGGTTTTACATTGATAGAGTTAGTAATAGTCGTGGTTATTCTAGGGCTATTGGCCGCTACAGCATTACCAAGGTTTATTGATGCCACGGAACAAGCAGAAGATGCAGCGGTAGAAGGTGTTGCAGGTGGTTTTGCCGCCGCAGTAGGCATGGTAAGAGCACAATGGGAGTTAGATGGTAGGCCGCCAGGTACAGGTAATTTAGCCTCTGTTACCTACGATAATGTTGTAGTAGGTGTTGATGGTGCCATTGGTTACCCTACTCAATTAGCTTCTGATGATAATGATTCTCGTGCGATATCAATGAATGACGCTAATTGTTTGAGTGTTTTTAATGCCATTATTCAAAATGCCCCAGCGGTAACCACGACGAATACGGCTCAAGAGATTGAAGACAATCGGTATTTTGCAAATGCAGATGCGGCGAATGACGACTGTTATTACTACTTGATGGATTCGTTGGCTAAAAACAATGCTGGCATTATTTCTCCAGTACCGACGGATGCCTCATTAGGTCATGGCTTTGTTTATGATCCGCAAACGGGTGGCGTTACCGTATTCGACAATTAA
- a CDS encoding tetratricopeptide repeat protein has product MSVINQMLKDIEQRKSVTQSDSENEAHNSATTSQGAGSHQQTELTSTSHSSTAIVVGVFALIGVSVACLLVWIGMQFASEQSTSQLTSNSASSSAPHSASQAIPQSVAAQAPLSMPSEGSTSLDVSTVPASAVSDSQASDTQLDTVPIPDWEISRAKPTTGVAQHEQREVNAEPAHPQSSNNHGQYIEQSQAQLQTSSSASPNTHTAAKSKVTSHVAERTVNPIQHTANSQLQPQPESKSSFSVQKVQITKAQRAALLFEQAQEQYQQGFIVDSMEGFNQVLLIQPEHIEARTYLAATLFGRNQTAQAVKILERGLQLKPEQSQWRIMLAKLFMENEKEDTALYYVTPFLAESGAEYLALRGTLAQKMNKPEIAKESFTQLSQLEPHQARWWLGKAIAEEQAGEQAAAVKSYRQASQLTGLSSASQRFVMQKIASLEK; this is encoded by the coding sequence ATGAGTGTAATTAACCAAATGTTGAAAGACATAGAACAGCGAAAGTCGGTGACTCAGTCTGATAGTGAGAACGAGGCACACAACAGTGCGACTACATCGCAAGGCGCTGGCTCGCACCAACAAACCGAATTAACCAGCACAAGTCATTCAAGCACAGCGATTGTAGTTGGGGTATTTGCTCTAATTGGAGTCAGTGTGGCTTGTTTATTAGTATGGATTGGAATGCAGTTTGCGTCAGAGCAATCAACATCCCAATTAACGTCAAACTCAGCGTCATCTTCAGCGCCTCATTCAGCATCGCAAGCAATACCCCAATCAGTTGCTGCTCAAGCACCCTTATCAATGCCAAGTGAAGGTAGCACGTCATTAGATGTATCCACTGTACCTGCCAGTGCAGTTTCAGACAGCCAAGCGTCGGATACACAACTGGATACCGTGCCTATACCCGACTGGGAAATTAGCCGCGCTAAACCTACAACAGGCGTTGCACAACATGAGCAACGTGAAGTAAACGCAGAGCCTGCGCACCCACAATCATCAAACAATCATGGGCAATATATTGAGCAGTCGCAAGCACAGCTACAAACGTCTTCATCTGCAAGCCCAAATACACACACCGCTGCGAAATCCAAAGTAACAAGTCATGTGGCTGAACGCACGGTAAACCCTATTCAGCACACTGCAAACAGTCAATTACAGCCACAACCAGAAAGTAAGTCGAGCTTTAGTGTACAGAAAGTTCAAATTACTAAAGCGCAGCGGGCTGCGTTGTTGTTCGAGCAAGCGCAGGAGCAATACCAGCAAGGTTTTATTGTTGATTCTATGGAAGGATTTAACCAAGTTCTGCTTATTCAGCCCGAGCATATTGAAGCGCGCACTTATTTAGCTGCAACGTTATTTGGCCGAAACCAAACAGCACAAGCAGTGAAAATATTAGAGCGCGGGTTGCAGCTAAAGCCTGAGCAAAGCCAATGGCGCATTATGTTAGCTAAGCTATTTATGGAAAATGAAAAAGAGGATACTGCTCTGTATTACGTGACCCCTTTTCTAGCGGAAAGTGGCGCAGAATACCTAGCGCTGCGTGGCACGCTTGCTCAGAAAATGAATAAACCTGAAATAGCCAAAGAAAGCTTTACTCAGTTATCGCAATTAGAACCTCATCAAGCAAGGTGGTGGTTAGGTAAAGCGATAGCGGAAGAACAAGCTGGTGAGCAGGCGGCTGCGGTAAAGTCATATCGTCAAGCAAGTCAATTGACTGGGTTGTCGAGCGCGTCTCAACGCTTTGTGATGCAAAAAATAGCGAGCTTGGAGAAGTAA
- a CDS encoding 1-aminocyclopropane-1-carboxylate deaminase/D-cysteine desulfhydrase produces MSEHSVFSKTLKNISQPSPLIKINHKLFTLKNIELWVKRDDLIHPLISGNKWRKLLLNLEQVHQKHKESKQGIVSFGGPFSNHIHALAAAGQQLKIPTIGLIRGPELDLNNPTLKLAQQHGMQLKALTRTEYRQRNNADYLAQLSQTYPNWLIVPEGGSNDLAVQGVAKLVDEIDMNFDVICTPVGSGGTLAGLASALTSHQAALGICVLKGAQYLEQTVHDLLLHNTHCDKQHIHPQWSINHEFHFGGYAKITPALVDFCSEFYQQFDIPIEPIYSGKMFYGLFKLIEQDYFAPNSKIVAVHTGGLQGIKGLEYLKQIPTGKLVTQ; encoded by the coding sequence ATGTCAGAACATTCAGTTTTTTCGAAAACATTAAAGAATATTTCACAACCTTCGCCTTTAATAAAAATAAATCACAAACTATTTACTTTAAAAAACATAGAGTTATGGGTAAAACGAGACGATTTGATTCACCCGCTAATATCTGGAAATAAGTGGCGTAAGTTACTGTTAAACTTAGAACAAGTTCATCAAAAACACAAAGAAAGTAAGCAAGGTATTGTTAGCTTTGGTGGTCCTTTTTCTAATCATATTCATGCGCTAGCTGCTGCCGGACAGCAGTTAAAAATACCAACAATTGGATTAATTCGCGGCCCAGAATTAGATCTCAATAATCCAACTCTAAAATTAGCCCAGCAACACGGCATGCAATTAAAAGCACTCACTCGTACTGAATACCGACAGCGTAACAACGCCGATTACTTAGCACAACTTAGCCAAACATATCCCAATTGGTTAATTGTGCCAGAAGGGGGCAGCAATGACCTTGCTGTGCAAGGTGTCGCAAAACTAGTTGATGAAATTGATATGAACTTTGATGTGATTTGCACACCGGTTGGCAGTGGTGGCACACTTGCTGGTCTAGCTTCTGCATTAACCTCGCATCAGGCCGCGCTTGGCATATGTGTATTAAAGGGCGCTCAATATTTAGAACAAACTGTGCATGATCTACTGCTCCATAATACACACTGCGATAAGCAACATATTCACCCACAATGGTCGATAAATCATGAGTTTCATTTTGGTGGTTACGCCAAAATCACACCAGCACTAGTCGATTTTTGTAGTGAATTTTATCAGCAGTTTGATATTCCTATTGAGCCCATCTACAGTGGCAAAATGTTTTACGGCTTATTTAAACTCATCGAACAAGATTACTTTGCCCCAAACAGCAAAATTGTAGCGGTGCATACTGGCGGATTACAAGGCATTAAAGGCTTAGAGTATTTAAAACAGATCCCAACCGGAAAATTAGTCACGCAATAA